The DNA region CGATTAAAACAACCAGGGCGCCTCTGCCCGGCGCCGCGCCTCATAGGCACGGATGTCATCCACGTGCTGCAGGGTGAGGCCGATGTCGTCCAGGCCATTCAACAGGCAATGCTTGCGGAATTCTTCCACCTCGAAGGCAATGCTTTTTCCCTCGGGCGTGGTGATCGTTTGTGCCTCGAGGTCCACCGTGAGGCGATAACCCTCATTGGCGGCCACGGCCTGAAACAGGCGATCCACGATCTGCGCATCGAGCACAATGGGCAGGATACCGTTCTTGAAACAGTTGTTGAAAAAGATGTCCGCGTAACTGGGCGCGATGATGACGCGAAAGCCAAAATCAAGCAACGCCCACGGCGCATGCTCGCGCGACGAGCCACAGCCGAAGTTGTCGCGCGCCAGCAAAATGCTCGCGCCCTGATAGCGCGGCTGATTGAGCACGAAGTCGGGATTCAACGGGCGCGTGCTGTTATCCATGCCCGGCTCGCCGTGATCCAGATAGCGCCACTCGTCAAAGGCATTAGGACCAAAGCCCGAACGCTTGATGGATTTCAGGAACTGTTTGGGAATGATGGCGTCGGTGTCCACATTGGAGCGGTCCATGGGCGCCACCAGACCGGTCATCTTTTCAAATTTTTCCATTGCTTATTCTCCCTGACTCTCTAAATCAAAATCGCGTACGTCCACGAAATGACCCATCACCGCGGCGGCGGCCGCCATGGCCGGACTCACCAGATGGGTGCGGCCGCCCTGCCCCTGCCGACCCTCGAAGTTGCGGTTCGAGGTGGAGGCGCAGCGCTCGCCCGGCTCCAGCCGGTCGGCATTCATGGCCAGGCACATGGAGCAGCCCGGCTCGCGCCATTCGAAGCCGGCCTCAATGAAGATCCTGTCGAGACCTTCCTCTTCCGCCTGTTGCTTCACCAGGCCCGAGCCCGGCACCACCATGGCGAGTTTGACGTTGGCCGCCACCTTGCGGCCCTCTTTCAGCGCTTTTTGGGCCACGGCGGCTGCCGCGCGCAGGTCCTCGATGCGCGAGTTGGTGCAGGAGCCGATGAACACCTTGTCGATCTTGATTTCAGTGATCGGTGTGTTGGCCTCAAGGCCCATGTATTTCAGCGCCGCGCGCATGCCCTCGGCCTTCACACTGTCTGATTCTTTGTCAGGGTCAGGCACACAGGCATCCACCGGGACCACCATTTCCGGTGAGGTGCCCCAGGTCACCTGCGGCTGGATGCCGGCGCCGTTGATGCGCACCACGCGATCGAAT from Gammaproteobacteria bacterium includes:
- the leuD gene encoding 3-isopropylmalate dehydratase small subunit, giving the protein MEKFEKMTGLVAPMDRSNVDTDAIIPKQFLKSIKRSGFGPNAFDEWRYLDHGEPGMDNSTRPLNPDFVLNQPRYQGASILLARDNFGCGSSREHAPWALLDFGFRVIIAPSYADIFFNNCFKNGILPIVLDAQIVDRLFQAVAANEGYRLTVDLEAQTITTPEGKSIAFEVEEFRKHCLLNGLDDIGLTLQHVDDIRAYEARRRAEAPWLF